In Antennarius striatus isolate MH-2024 chromosome 10, ASM4005453v1, whole genome shotgun sequence, one DNA window encodes the following:
- the si:zfos-2326c3.2 gene encoding mitogen-activated protein kinase kinase kinase kinase 4 isoform X5, whose product MSRENTTRSLDSIDLAALRDPAGIFELVEVVGNGTYGQVYKGRHVKTGQLAAIKVMEVTEEEEEEIKLEINMLKSYSHHRNIATYYGAFVKKGPAGQDHQLWLVMEYCGAGSVTDLVKKTKGNCLKEDWIAYVCREVLRGLSHLHSHHVIHRDIKGQNVLLTENAEVKLVDFGVSAQLDKTIGRRNTFIGTPYWMAPEVIACDENPEATYDYRSDLWSLGITALEMAEGAPPLCDMHPMRALFLIPRNPPPKLKSKKWSKRFLSFVDRCLVKNHLHRPTTDALLRHAFIKDLANERQIRIMLKDHLDRTRKKREKEGPEYEYSGSEEEEDEVTEEEGEPSSIVNVPGEWTLRREFLRLQTEGCEGEKDGGQGGGGVQQKQQGSPQQINSIHLTLSSASSSLTPATSMSSFITSINLLFGLPLGLLPGSSKLSILLPIYSLSLLWTCPNHLSLASLTLSPKPLTFAVPLMYSFLILSILVTPRENLSIFICATSSSVSCLFLSEKKNAEK is encoded by the exons GGTCGTCATGTCAAGACAGGCCAACTGGCAGCTATCAAAGTTATGGAAGTTACAGAG gaagaagaggaggaaataaaaCTGGAAATCAACATGTTGAAGAGTTACTCCCACCATAGAAACATTGCCACTTATTATGGAGCTTTTGTAAAGAAAGGTCCTGCTGGACAGGACCACCAACTCTGG TTGGTGATGGAGTACTGTGGAGCTGGCTCTGTGACAGATCTGGTAAAGAAGACCAAGGGGAACTGTCTGAAGGAGGACTGGATAGCTTACGTCTGTCGAGAGGTGCTCAGG GGTCTTTCCCATCTTCACTCCCATCATGTGATTCATAGAGACATAAAGGGACAAAATGTTTTGCTCACAGAGAATGCCGAAGTCAAATTGG TTGATTTTGGAGTGTCGGCACAGCTTGACAAAACAATTGGTCGAAGGAATACATTCATCGGAACTCCCTATTGGATGGCGCCAGAAGTCATTGCCTGTGACGAGAACCCAGAGGCAACATACGACTACAGG AGTGACCTATGGTCTTTAGGTATCACTGCTTTAGAGAtggctgaaggtgctcctc CGCTATGCGACATGCATCCAATGAGAGCACTGTTCCTAATTCCACGGAACCCCCCACCCAAACTGAAATCAAAGAAATG GTCAAAGCGCTTTTTGTCCTTCGTCGATCGTTGTCTGGTCAAAAATCATCTGCATCGTCCAACTACTGATGCCCTGTTGAGACACGCCTTCATCAAAGATCTGGCTAATGAGCGACAAATTCGCATTATGCTTAAAGATCACCTGGACAGAAcaaggaagaagagagagaaag AGGGTCCAGAATATGAGTATAGTggaagtgaagaagaagaggatgaggtgacagaggaggaaggagaaccCAG ctccaTTGTGAATGTTCCTGGTGAGTGGACGCTAAGACGGGAGTTTCTCCGGTTGCAGACAGAAGGCTGTGAAGGGGAGAAAGATGGAGGTCAAGGAGGAGGCGGGGTTCAGCAAAAGCAACAG gggtcgccacagcaaatcaatagcatccatctaaccctgtcgtctgcatcctcttctctcacaccagctacctccatgtcctctttcattacatccataaacctcctctttggtcttcctctaggcctcctgcctggcagttcaaaactcagcatccttctaccaatatattcactatctctcctctggacatgtccaaaccatctcagtctggcctctctgactttatctccaaaacctctaacatttgctgttcctctgatgtactcattcctgatcctatccatcctggtcactcccagagagaacctcagcatcttcatctgtgctacctccagctctgtctcctgtcttttcctcagtgaaaaaaaaaatgcagaaaaataa